A stretch of the Mycobacterium sp. ITM-2016-00317 genome encodes the following:
- the thiE gene encoding thiamine phosphate synthase, producing MREPRLASASLYLCTDARRERGDLAEFADAALAGGVDIIQLRDKGSAGEQQFGPLEARDEIAALEVLGDAARRHGALFAVNDRADVARAGGADVLHLGQDDLPLTVAREIVGRRVVGRSTHDLEQVRAAVAEDVDYFCVGPCWPTPTKPGRAAPGLELVRAAAALGTDKPWFAIGGIDADRLPEVLAAGARRVVVVRAITAADDPKAAARQLAGMLSSAG from the coding sequence GTGCGTGAACCCCGTCTAGCGAGCGCCTCGCTCTACCTGTGCACCGACGCCCGCCGCGAGCGTGGCGACCTCGCCGAGTTCGCCGACGCGGCGTTGGCCGGCGGCGTCGACATCATCCAGCTCCGCGACAAGGGCTCCGCCGGGGAACAGCAGTTCGGCCCGCTGGAGGCGCGCGACGAGATCGCCGCACTGGAGGTTCTCGGCGACGCCGCCCGCAGGCACGGCGCGCTGTTCGCGGTCAACGACCGCGCCGACGTCGCGCGCGCGGGCGGGGCCGACGTGCTGCACCTGGGTCAGGACGACCTGCCGCTGACCGTGGCGCGGGAGATCGTCGGCCGCCGCGTGGTGGGCCGCTCGACGCACGACCTGGAGCAGGTCCGGGCCGCGGTCGCCGAGGACGTCGACTACTTCTGTGTGGGGCCGTGCTGGCCGACGCCGACGAAACCGGGCCGGGCCGCGCCGGGGCTGGAGCTGGTGCGCGCCGCCGCGGCGCTGGGCACCGACAAGCCGTGGTTCGCGATCGGCGGCATCGACGCCGACCGGCTGCCGGAGGTCCTGGCGGCCGGGGCGCGGCGGGTGGTGGTGGTGCGGGCGATCACCGCGGCCGACGATCCGAAGGCGGCGGCCCGACAGCTCGCCGGGATGCTCAGCTCGGCGGGTTGA
- a CDS encoding ABC transporter permease, translating into MRRAAAVINAERVKLTTVRSPLWAALAATVLSVGLAALQSSVAYGYARLSVPEAALGVAVFGIPVLMIVAAMAVTSEYRSGLISVTFLATPDRTLVMCAKACVAALFSAVVAVVMVLGSVSVARLVADQGVADALTVSATVPFAAAVVPYAALAAVLGVGVAALLRHTAGAVTVLLLWPLLVEPLLANLPGRGWQIGPYLPFGNALRFLDVQWLYPGLSMPWGPAGSLGYFAAVVAVVFAAALITVNRRDA; encoded by the coding sequence GTGAGGCGCGCTGCTGCGGTGATCAACGCCGAGCGCGTCAAGCTGACCACGGTGCGCTCACCGCTGTGGGCCGCGCTGGCGGCCACGGTGCTCAGCGTCGGGCTGGCCGCGCTGCAGTCCTCCGTCGCCTACGGCTACGCGCGGCTGAGCGTGCCCGAGGCCGCGCTCGGGGTCGCGGTGTTCGGGATCCCGGTGCTGATGATCGTCGCGGCGATGGCGGTGACGAGCGAGTACCGCAGCGGGCTGATCTCGGTGACGTTCCTGGCCACCCCGGACCGCACCCTGGTGATGTGTGCCAAAGCATGTGTGGCGGCGCTGTTCTCGGCCGTGGTGGCGGTGGTCATGGTGCTCGGCTCGGTCTCGGTGGCCCGGCTGGTCGCCGACCAGGGCGTCGCGGATGCACTGACGGTGTCGGCCACCGTGCCTTTCGCCGCGGCGGTGGTGCCGTATGCGGCACTGGCGGCGGTGCTCGGTGTCGGGGTTGCGGCGCTGCTGCGGCACACCGCGGGCGCGGTGACGGTCCTGCTGCTGTGGCCTCTGCTGGTCGAGCCGCTACTGGCGAACCTGCCCGGCCGCGGCTGGCAGATCGGCCCGTATCTGCCGTTCGGGAACGCGTTGCGCTTCCTCGACGTGCAGTGGCTCTACCCCGGCCTCTCGATGCCCTGGGGCCCGGCCGGCTCGCTGGGCTACTTCGCCGCGGTGGTCGCCGTGGTGTTCGCCGCGGCGCTGATCACCGTCAACCGGCGCGACGCCTAG
- a CDS encoding alpha/beta hydrolase: MSAPQTVELDLPHLKVTALAWGPPDGRLVLCLHGFPDSAWGWRKLAPLLAERGMRVVAPFARGYAPTGPAPDGDYHIGALMYDALAVHRALGAPDDAVLIGHDWGAFTAGALAAHPESPFAEHITMAVPPIGAVARMRGSIGRQLRMLPRQLRNSWYILFFQLPGLPERVLPRVIPTLWRDWGPPGHDTGAELDDALAALPSLVHRRAAVDYYRALVRPTRRPGKTYADLHRHCFGMPRGPILHVQGAEDGAMKAEYAAPIGAALPEGSRVVTIPAAGHFLQIERPGEAAAAVLDYLGARTGPR; encoded by the coding sequence GTGAGCGCACCGCAGACCGTGGAACTGGACCTGCCGCACCTGAAGGTCACCGCGCTGGCCTGGGGTCCGCCCGACGGCCGGCTGGTGCTGTGCCTGCACGGCTTCCCGGACAGCGCGTGGGGGTGGCGGAAACTGGCTCCGCTGCTCGCCGAACGCGGTATGCGGGTCGTCGCGCCGTTCGCGCGCGGCTACGCCCCGACCGGGCCCGCCCCCGACGGCGACTACCACATCGGCGCGCTGATGTACGACGCGCTGGCGGTGCACCGCGCGCTCGGTGCGCCCGACGATGCGGTGCTGATCGGCCACGACTGGGGTGCGTTCACCGCCGGCGCGCTGGCCGCCCATCCGGAATCGCCGTTCGCCGAGCACATTACGATGGCCGTGCCGCCGATCGGTGCCGTCGCGCGGATGCGGGGGTCGATCGGCCGCCAGCTGCGCATGCTGCCGCGCCAGCTGCGCAACAGCTGGTACATCCTGTTCTTCCAACTGCCGGGGCTGCCCGAACGCGTTCTGCCCCGGGTCATCCCGACGCTCTGGCGGGACTGGGGGCCTCCGGGTCACGACACCGGCGCGGAACTGGACGACGCGCTGGCCGCGCTGCCGAGCCTGGTCCACCGCCGTGCCGCGGTCGACTACTACCGCGCGCTGGTGCGCCCGACGCGGCGACCCGGCAAGACCTACGCCGACCTGCACCGCCACTGCTTCGGGATGCCCCGGGGGCCGATCCTGCACGTGCAGGGCGCCGAGGACGGCGCGATGAAGGCCGAATACGCCGCACCGATCGGGGCGGCGCTGCCCGAGGGCAGCAGGGTGGTGACGATTCCGGCGGCCGGGCACTTCCTGCAGATCGAACGTCCCGGCGAGGCCGCCGCGGCCGTCCTGGACTATCTCGGCGCCCGTACGGGTCCGCGCTAA
- a CDS encoding SGNH/GDSL hydrolase family protein produces the protein MNRYVALGSSMAAGPGITPRVAGSPRAAGRSARNYPHLVADALGLDLVDVTFSGATTAHVLRDSQRGAPPQISALDGTETLVTVTIGGNDVGYVPMLFAAGLPRALRSVPLLGGRLRELLDPSARYLALATVGGALIEVGREIRRRAPQATVLFVDYLTLLPADGEAPPLRGADLTLGRHVAATLAQLTADAAQETGCGLVRAAEASREHHAWSTRPWTTRFGVPVPGRPAPLHPNADGMRAVADLVLAAVRT, from the coding sequence GTGAACAGATATGTGGCCCTGGGCAGTTCGATGGCCGCAGGCCCGGGCATCACGCCGCGGGTGGCGGGCTCACCACGGGCAGCAGGCCGCTCCGCCCGCAACTACCCCCACCTGGTCGCCGACGCACTGGGCCTCGACCTCGTCGACGTCACGTTCTCGGGCGCGACGACCGCGCACGTGCTGCGCGACTCCCAGCGCGGCGCGCCACCGCAGATCAGCGCGCTCGACGGCACCGAGACGCTGGTGACGGTGACGATCGGCGGCAACGACGTCGGCTACGTCCCGATGCTGTTCGCGGCCGGACTGCCGCGCGCGCTGCGGTCGGTGCCACTGCTGGGCGGCCGGTTGCGCGAGCTGCTCGACCCGTCGGCCCGCTATCTGGCGCTGGCGACGGTGGGCGGCGCGCTGATCGAGGTGGGGCGCGAGATCCGGCGGCGCGCACCGCAGGCCACCGTGCTGTTCGTCGACTACCTGACACTGCTGCCCGCCGACGGGGAGGCGCCCCCGCTGCGCGGCGCCGACCTGACGCTCGGCAGGCACGTGGCCGCCACGCTGGCGCAGCTGACCGCCGACGCCGCGCAGGAGACCGGGTGCGGCCTGGTGCGTGCCGCCGAGGCCAGCCGGGAGCACCACGCCTGGTCCACGCGACCCTGGACCACCAGGTTCGGCGTCCCGGTCCCGGGCAGGCCCGCACCGCTGCACCCCAATGCCGACGGGATGCGCGCGGTCGCCGACCTGGTGCTGGCGGCGGTCCGGACATGA
- a CDS encoding ATP-binding cassette domain-containing protein produces MIELTALTKVFRSGRGSFRAVDGLTCTIEPGRVTGFLGPNGAGKTTTMRMILGLDHPTSGSATIDGRSYRQLRDPLRTVGALLDARQVHPNRTARNHLRWMAAANRISAARADEVLGMVGLASVADSRAATLSLGMSQRLGIAAALLGDPPVLLFDEPVNGLDPEGIHWVRSLMRTLAAEGRTVLVSSHLLAEMADTADRLVVIGKGRLIASTTVAEFTGSSGAAPVRVRAPRLQDLHAALTEAGFTVDAEPDALTVRDTTTEAVGELAAARSLVLHELSTRGVSLEQAYLASTEDATAYRAGDG; encoded by the coding sequence ATGATCGAACTGACCGCCCTGACAAAGGTTTTCCGGTCGGGCCGCGGATCGTTCCGCGCCGTGGACGGATTGACCTGCACGATCGAACCCGGCCGGGTGACCGGATTCCTCGGGCCCAACGGCGCGGGCAAGACCACCACGATGCGGATGATCCTCGGACTCGACCACCCCACCTCGGGCAGCGCCACCATCGACGGGCGCAGCTACCGACAGCTGAGGGACCCGCTGCGCACGGTCGGCGCACTGCTCGACGCCCGGCAGGTGCACCCGAACCGCACGGCGCGCAACCATCTGCGGTGGATGGCCGCCGCCAACCGGATCTCCGCCGCCCGGGCCGACGAGGTCCTCGGCATGGTCGGACTGGCCTCGGTCGCGGACTCGCGCGCCGCCACGCTGTCGCTGGGCATGAGCCAGCGGCTCGGCATCGCGGCGGCACTGCTCGGTGACCCCCCGGTGCTGCTGTTCGACGAACCGGTCAACGGTCTCGACCCCGAGGGCATCCACTGGGTCCGCAGCCTGATGCGCACCCTCGCCGCGGAAGGCCGCACCGTGCTGGTTTCCAGCCATCTGCTCGCCGAGATGGCCGACACCGCCGACCGGTTGGTGGTGATCGGCAAGGGCCGGCTGATCGCGTCGACGACGGTGGCCGAGTTCACCGGGAGCTCCGGCGCGGCGCCGGTGCGGGTACGCGCGCCGCGGCTGCAGGACCTGCACGCCGCGCTCACCGAGGCCGGGTTCACGGTGGACGCCGAGCCCGACGCGCTGACGGTGCGCGACACCACCACCGAGGCGGTCGGCGAACTCGCCGCTGCGCGCTCGCTGGTGCTGCACGAGTTGAGCACCCGCGGGGTCTCGCTGGAGCAGGCCTACCTGGCCTCGACCGAGGACGCCACCGCGTACCGGGCGGGGGACGGGTGA
- the thiS gene encoding sulfur carrier protein ThiS, with amino-acid sequence MKVTVNDEAVEVEERTTIAALLDGLGFPEKGIAVAVDWSVIPRSEWDTALTDGAKVEVVTAVQGG; translated from the coding sequence ATGAAGGTGACGGTCAACGACGAAGCGGTCGAGGTCGAGGAGCGCACGACGATCGCCGCGCTGCTCGACGGCCTGGGCTTCCCGGAGAAGGGGATCGCGGTCGCGGTGGACTGGTCGGTGATCCCGCGGTCGGAGTGGGACACCGCGCTGACCGACGGCGCCAAGGTCGAGGTCGTCACGGCGGTGCAGGGTGGCTGA
- a CDS encoding thiazole synthase encodes MADKLSIAGREFGSRLVLGTGGAANLAVLEAALIASGTEMTTVAMRRVDADGRTGVLELLSRLGITPLPNTAGCRGAAEAVMTAQLAREALQTNWVKLEVIADERTLLPDAVELVRAAEQLVDDGFVVLPYTNDDPVLARRLEDTGCAVVMPLGSPIGTGLGIANPHNIEMIVDQANVPVILDAGIGTASDAALAMELGCDAVLLASAVTRAADPPAMAAAMAAAVRAGHLARHAGRIPKRFWAQASSPAL; translated from the coding sequence GTGGCTGACAAGCTCAGCATCGCCGGCCGCGAGTTCGGGTCGCGACTGGTTCTGGGGACCGGCGGCGCCGCGAACCTCGCCGTGCTGGAGGCGGCGCTGATCGCGTCGGGGACCGAGATGACCACGGTGGCGATGCGCCGCGTCGACGCCGACGGCCGCACCGGGGTGCTGGAGCTGCTGAGCCGGCTGGGCATCACGCCGCTGCCCAACACGGCCGGATGCCGCGGCGCCGCCGAGGCGGTGATGACCGCGCAGCTGGCCCGCGAGGCGCTGCAGACCAACTGGGTCAAGCTCGAAGTGATCGCCGACGAACGCACCCTGCTGCCCGACGCCGTCGAATTGGTCAGAGCCGCAGAACAACTCGTCGACGACGGGTTCGTGGTGCTGCCCTACACCAACGACGACCCGGTGCTCGCGCGGCGGCTGGAGGACACCGGCTGCGCGGTGGTGATGCCGCTGGGCTCACCGATCGGCACCGGCCTGGGCATCGCCAACCCGCACAACATCGAGATGATCGTCGACCAGGCGAACGTGCCGGTGATCCTGGACGCCGGCATCGGCACGGCCAGCGACGCCGCGCTGGCCATGGAACTGGGCTGTGACGCGGTGCTGCTGGCCAGCGCCGTGACCCGGGCCGCGGATCCGCCGGCGATGGCCGCGGCGATGGCCGCCGCCGTCCGGGCCGGCCACCTGGCCCGCCACGCCGGCCGCATCCCGAAGAGGTTCTGGGCCCAAGCATCCAGTCCCGCCCTGTGA
- a CDS encoding M28 family metallopeptidase gives MIRTRLVALTAVTVLVAAGCSRDADPQPQPANELSVATEFAEGLAQKVTADAMMTHLTRLQEIADAHGGNRALGTPGYDASVDYVVEALRGKGFDVDTPEFEVRIPWAEEPRLTVGGAPTEARPLQFTIGTAPEGVSGPLVAARADDDTPGCTADDYDGLAVDGAVVLVDRGACPFGGKQAVAADLGAVALIVANSENGPDLSGATLGETTDVKIPVIAVANDVGDRLRAEPGATAVLNLNAGVQLKKSRNVIAQTKTGSTHDVVMVGAHLDSVPEGPGINDNGSGVAAVLETALQLEASPNVANAVRFGFWGAEEQGLYGSANYVAGLDEEALKDIALYLNFDMIGSPNPGYFTMDGNQSSAPGPGERVPRVPEGSAGIERTLTAYLDGAGKPGEDTSFDGRSDYDGFTMAGVPAGGLFSGAEEKMSAEQAERWDGQADQPFDPNYHKDSDTLEHIDETAMQIHGSGAAFAVGLYAQDQRGRNGIPLREDRVRHQLKTP, from the coding sequence GTGATCCGGACAAGACTCGTGGCCTTGACGGCCGTCACCGTGCTGGTCGCCGCGGGCTGCAGCCGCGACGCGGATCCGCAGCCGCAGCCGGCCAACGAACTCAGTGTGGCCACCGAGTTCGCCGAGGGGCTCGCGCAGAAGGTCACCGCCGACGCGATGATGACCCACCTGACCAGGCTGCAGGAGATCGCCGACGCCCACGGCGGTAACCGCGCACTGGGCACCCCCGGCTACGACGCCAGCGTCGACTACGTCGTCGAGGCGTTGCGCGGCAAAGGTTTCGACGTGGACACCCCGGAGTTCGAGGTGCGCATCCCGTGGGCCGAGGAGCCCCGGCTGACCGTGGGCGGCGCGCCGACCGAGGCGCGGCCGCTGCAGTTCACCATCGGCACCGCCCCCGAGGGCGTGTCGGGCCCGCTGGTCGCCGCACGTGCCGACGACGACACCCCCGGCTGCACCGCCGACGACTACGACGGCCTGGCCGTCGACGGCGCGGTGGTGCTCGTCGACCGAGGGGCGTGCCCGTTCGGGGGCAAGCAGGCCGTGGCCGCCGACCTCGGGGCGGTGGCGCTGATCGTGGCCAACAGCGAGAACGGACCCGACCTGTCGGGGGCCACCCTCGGCGAGACCACCGACGTCAAGATCCCGGTCATCGCGGTCGCCAACGACGTCGGTGACCGGCTGCGGGCCGAGCCGGGTGCGACGGCGGTGCTCAACCTGAACGCCGGCGTGCAGCTGAAGAAGTCGCGCAACGTGATCGCGCAGACCAAGACCGGATCCACCCACGACGTCGTGATGGTCGGCGCCCACCTCGACAGCGTGCCGGAGGGCCCGGGGATCAACGACAACGGCTCCGGGGTGGCCGCGGTGCTGGAAACCGCACTGCAACTGGAGGCTTCGCCGAACGTGGCCAACGCGGTGCGGTTCGGCTTCTGGGGTGCCGAGGAGCAGGGCCTGTACGGCTCCGCGAACTACGTGGCCGGCCTGGACGAGGAGGCGCTCAAGGACATCGCGCTCTACCTCAACTTCGACATGATCGGTTCGCCGAACCCCGGCTACTTCACCATGGACGGAAACCAGTCGAGTGCGCCCGGGCCGGGCGAGCGCGTGCCGAGGGTCCCCGAGGGCTCGGCGGGCATCGAGCGCACGCTGACCGCCTACCTGGACGGAGCGGGCAAACCGGGGGAGGACACGTCGTTCGACGGGAGATCCGACTACGACGGCTTCACCATGGCCGGAGTGCCTGCGGGAGGCCTGTTCTCGGGCGCGGAGGAGAAGATGTCGGCCGAGCAGGCCGAGCGTTGGGACGGCCAGGCCGACCAGCCGTTCGACCCGAACTACCACAAGGATTCCGATACGCTCGAACACATCGACGAGACGGCGATGCAGATCCACGGCAGCGGCGCGGCCTTCGCGGTGGGGCTGTACGCCCAGGACCAGCGCGGGCGCAACGGAATACCGCTCCGCGAGGACCGGGTCCGTCATCAACTGAAGACGCCGTGA
- a CDS encoding M20/M25/M40 family metallo-hydrolase: MIGRWAVVLAAAGALVAACAPPPPPSTAPLGPDLADKVTIDGVYRHLVELQQIADDNDGNRADGTPGYQASVDYVAQLLRDRGFDVQTPEFERLSGSQGGAPVLTVAGNDFRVDQASMMITTSPGGLRAPTFRPRRAAGCAVADYGDVSVVKAIAVVDDSGCSIVDKHRVAQQRGAVGMLVVTSATPTRPVGAPVTLFTTGYYTHLKMPVGVIDTDADSALRRTESPVTLVLDHEPVLTKSRNVIAQTRTGDAQNVVVAGAHLDSIRAGAGINDNGSGVAAVLETALQLGAEPATTNAVRFAFWGAEEVSMDGSKKYLASLSKDELDDIAMYLNFDVLASLNAGYFTDDGDQSTQTGQIVAAPTGSAGIERTLAARLNMAGLRPADIPLQRVTDYGPFLAAGIPVGGLTTGSSQRKTEVQARLWGGKAGEPFDPNYHTRSDDIDNVDRDALGVMASAAAYAIGTYAESIEGVNGVPDRDHRDRRTP; the protein is encoded by the coding sequence GTGATCGGCCGGTGGGCCGTGGTGCTGGCCGCAGCCGGTGCGCTGGTCGCGGCGTGCGCCCCGCCCCCGCCACCGTCGACAGCCCCACTGGGACCCGACCTGGCCGACAAGGTCACCATCGACGGGGTCTACCGCCACCTGGTGGAACTGCAGCAGATCGCCGACGACAACGACGGCAACCGCGCCGACGGCACGCCCGGATACCAGGCCAGCGTCGACTACGTGGCACAACTGCTGCGCGACAGAGGTTTCGACGTGCAGACACCGGAGTTCGAACGGCTCTCGGGCTCGCAAGGCGGTGCGCCGGTGCTGACCGTGGCCGGCAACGACTTCCGCGTCGACCAGGCCTCGATGATGATCACCACCTCCCCCGGGGGCCTGCGCGCGCCCACCTTCCGTCCGCGCAGGGCCGCCGGCTGCGCGGTCGCCGACTACGGCGACGTGTCGGTGGTCAAGGCGATCGCGGTCGTCGACGACAGCGGCTGCTCGATCGTCGACAAACACCGGGTGGCGCAGCAGCGTGGCGCGGTGGGCATGCTGGTGGTCACCTCGGCGACCCCGACGCGCCCGGTCGGTGCACCCGTCACGTTGTTCACCACCGGCTACTACACCCATCTGAAGATGCCGGTGGGCGTCATCGACACCGACGCGGACTCCGCCCTGCGCCGCACCGAGTCTCCGGTCACCCTGGTCCTGGACCACGAACCGGTGCTGACGAAGTCGCGCAACGTGATCGCGCAGACCAGGACCGGCGACGCACAGAACGTCGTCGTGGCCGGCGCGCACCTCGACAGCATCCGGGCCGGCGCCGGGATCAACGACAACGGCTCCGGTGTCGCGGCCGTGCTGGAGACCGCGCTGCAGCTCGGCGCGGAGCCGGCCACCACCAACGCGGTGCGCTTCGCGTTCTGGGGCGCCGAAGAGGTGTCGATGGACGGCTCCAAGAAATACCTGGCCTCGCTGAGCAAGGACGAGCTCGACGACATCGCGATGTACCTGAACTTCGACGTGCTCGCGTCACTGAACGCCGGCTACTTCACCGACGACGGCGACCAGTCGACGCAGACCGGCCAGATCGTCGCCGCGCCAACGGGTTCGGCGGGCATCGAGCGCACGCTGGCGGCCCGGCTGAACATGGCCGGTCTGCGCCCGGCGGACATCCCGCTGCAACGGGTCACCGACTACGGGCCCTTCCTGGCCGCAGGGATCCCGGTGGGCGGGCTCACCACGGGCTCCTCGCAGCGCAAAACCGAGGTGCAGGCCCGACTCTGGGGCGGCAAGGCCGGGGAACCGTTCGACCCGAACTACCACACGCGCAGCGACGACATCGACAACGTCGACCGGGACGCCCTCGGGGTGATGGCGTCGGCGGCCGCGTACGCCATCGGCACCTATGCAGAGTCGATCGAGGGCGTCAACGGGGTGCCGGACCGGGATCACCGGGACCGGCGGACGCCGTGA
- a CDS encoding APC family permease, producing the protein MRRRLGLFDTVVLGLGSMIGAGIFVALAPAAAAAGSGLLIGLAVAAVVAVCNAMSSARLAARYPQSGGTYVYGRERLGPLWGHTAGWSFVVGKSASCAAMALTVGWYVWPEYANAVAAASVIALTALGYAGVQRSAALTRVIVALVLAVLTVVVVVLLGGGDAGRSVFALGDDVTAYGVLQAAGLLFFAFAGYARIATLGEEVRDPARTIPRAVAIALAIALTVYAVVAVAVVGELGVAGLASATAPLSEAVRVAGFAGLAPVVSVAAAAAALGALLALLLGVSRTVLAMARDRHLPGRLAAVHPEHHTPHRAEVAVGAVVAVVAALVDVRAAIGFSSFGVLLYYAIANASAWTLTATLGGRLVPAVGLACCLLLAFTLPPASVLAGAAVVLVGMLAYLTGGAHRHGV; encoded by the coding sequence TTGCGGCGTCGTCTCGGGTTGTTCGACACCGTCGTGCTGGGGCTCGGGTCGATGATCGGGGCGGGCATCTTCGTCGCGCTGGCGCCGGCCGCGGCGGCCGCGGGCAGCGGGCTGCTGATCGGGCTCGCCGTCGCCGCCGTGGTCGCGGTGTGCAATGCGATGTCGTCTGCTCGGCTGGCGGCGCGCTACCCGCAGTCGGGCGGCACCTATGTCTACGGCCGGGAACGGCTCGGCCCGTTGTGGGGCCACACCGCGGGCTGGAGTTTCGTCGTCGGCAAGAGCGCGTCGTGTGCGGCGATGGCGCTGACGGTGGGCTGGTACGTGTGGCCGGAATACGCCAACGCGGTGGCGGCCGCGTCGGTGATCGCGCTGACGGCACTGGGTTACGCCGGGGTGCAGCGGTCCGCGGCACTCACCCGGGTGATCGTCGCGCTGGTGCTGGCGGTGCTGACCGTGGTGGTGGTCGTGCTGCTCGGGGGCGGGGACGCCGGCCGCTCGGTGTTCGCGCTCGGCGACGACGTGACCGCCTACGGGGTGCTGCAGGCCGCCGGCCTGCTGTTCTTCGCCTTCGCCGGGTACGCGCGCATCGCCACGCTCGGCGAGGAGGTGCGCGACCCGGCCCGCACCATCCCGCGGGCCGTCGCGATCGCACTGGCGATCGCGCTCACGGTGTACGCGGTGGTGGCCGTCGCGGTCGTCGGCGAACTCGGCGTCGCGGGTCTGGCGTCGGCCACCGCGCCGCTGTCCGAGGCGGTTCGGGTGGCCGGGTTCGCCGGGCTGGCGCCGGTGGTGAGCGTCGCCGCCGCGGCCGCCGCACTGGGCGCGCTGCTGGCTCTGCTGCTCGGGGTGTCGCGCACGGTGCTGGCGATGGCCCGGGACCGGCACCTGCCCGGACGGCTGGCCGCCGTGCATCCCGAGCATCACACCCCGCACCGGGCCGAGGTCGCGGTCGGGGCCGTGGTCGCGGTGGTGGCCGCGCTGGTCGACGTGCGCGCCGCGATCGGGTTCTCGTCGTTCGGGGTGCTGCTGTACTACGCGATCGCCAACGCGTCGGCCTGGACGTTGACCGCGACGCTGGGCGGGCGGTTGGTGCCTGCGGTCGGGTTGGCCTGCTGTCTGCTGCTGGCGTTCACGCTGCCGCCGGCGTCGGTGCTGGCCGGTGCGGCGGTCGTGCTGGTCGGGATGCTCGCCTACCTGACTGGCGGTGCGCACCGCCATGGTGTGTAG
- a CDS encoding solute carrier family 23 protein: MTLTWKRVDSKSDPDFVVAPEERLSWPRTVGLGAQHVVAMFGATFLVPVLTGFPPATTLLFSGVGTILFLLITGNRLPSYLGSSFSVIAPVTAAVATEGTGSALGGIVAVGLLLILVGGVVHVVGTRWLDLVLPPVVTGAIVALIGFNLAPAAKNNFEQGPLIALVTLVLLVAALAFFRGMIGRLAIFVAVVAGYLLALLLGEVDTSGIAAAPWIGLPDFETPTFSLSVLPMFLPAVIALIAENIGHVKSVGQMTKRDLDPLMGRALAADGVATTLAGFGGGSATTTYAENIGVMAATRVYSTAAYWVAALVAIALSLCPKVGAVIVAIPAGVLGGATVVLYGLVGILGVRIWLTNHVDFSKPINQMTAAIPLIIGIADFTWSAGSLTFTGIALGSIAALLIYHGMRLLGLRRGGDVTASAGPGDPGPAPR, from the coding sequence GTGACACTCACCTGGAAGCGTGTGGATTCGAAGTCCGATCCAGATTTCGTCGTCGCCCCCGAGGAACGGCTGAGCTGGCCCCGCACCGTCGGTCTGGGCGCCCAGCATGTGGTCGCGATGTTCGGCGCGACGTTCCTGGTGCCGGTGCTCACCGGGTTCCCGCCGGCCACCACCCTGCTGTTCTCCGGGGTCGGCACCATCCTGTTCCTGCTGATCACCGGCAACCGGCTGCCCAGCTATCTGGGGTCGAGCTTCTCGGTGATCGCACCGGTGACCGCGGCGGTGGCCACGGAGGGCACCGGTAGCGCGCTCGGCGGGATCGTCGCGGTCGGCCTGCTGCTCATCCTCGTCGGCGGTGTGGTGCACGTGGTCGGCACCCGCTGGCTCGACCTGGTCCTGCCGCCGGTGGTGACCGGCGCGATCGTCGCGCTGATCGGGTTCAATCTCGCGCCCGCGGCCAAGAACAACTTCGAACAGGGCCCGCTGATCGCGCTCGTGACGCTGGTGCTGCTGGTCGCCGCGCTGGCGTTCTTCCGCGGCATGATCGGCCGGCTCGCGATCTTCGTCGCCGTCGTCGCCGGCTACCTGCTGGCACTGCTGCTCGGTGAGGTCGACACCTCGGGTATCGCGGCTGCGCCCTGGATCGGGTTGCCCGACTTCGAGACGCCGACGTTCTCGCTGTCGGTACTGCCGATGTTCCTGCCCGCGGTCATCGCGTTGATCGCGGAGAACATCGGGCACGTGAAGTCGGTGGGCCAGATGACCAAACGGGATCTGGACCCGCTGATGGGCCGCGCGCTGGCCGCCGACGGTGTCGCCACGACGCTGGCCGGGTTCGGCGGCGGGTCGGCCACGACGACGTACGCCGAGAACATCGGTGTGATGGCGGCGACCCGCGTGTACTCGACGGCCGCGTACTGGGTGGCCGCACTGGTGGCGATCGCACTGTCGTTGTGCCCCAAGGTCGGCGCGGTGATCGTCGCGATCCCGGCCGGGGTGCTCGGCGGCGCGACGGTGGTGCTGTACGGCCTGGTCGGCATCCTCGGGGTGCGCATCTGGCTGACCAACCACGTCGACTTCTCCAAACCGATCAACCAGATGACCGCGGCGATCCCGCTGATCATCGGCATCGCCGACTTCACCTGGAGCGCAGGGTCACTGACGTTCACCGGGATCGCGCTGGGCTCGATCGCCGCGCTGCTGATCTACCACGGCATGCGGCTGCTGGGCCTGCGCCGGGGCGGGGACGTCACGGCGTCCGCCGGTCCCGGTGATCCCGGTCCGGCACCCCGTTGA